A single window of Nocardia sp. NBC_01327 DNA harbors:
- a CDS encoding PIG-L deacetylase family protein, translating to MIRLGTGAVREIALVAAHCDDLAIGLGGTLLALANTVPGLRIRALVLSGAGTERAREEQDALAAFCPGADLDLRILDVPDGYAPAHWERVKDAVAALRRGSSPEVVFAPQRGDAHQDHRLLAELTPTEFRDHLVLGYEILKWENDTPQPALFHPLPPGIAELKAELLLKHYPSQRNRDWFDEQSFLALSRLRGVQCRAQHAEAFLLDKATITFGGA from the coding sequence ATGATTCGACTCGGCACGGGCGCGGTCCGTGAGATCGCCCTGGTGGCGGCGCACTGCGACGATCTGGCCATCGGCCTCGGCGGCACCCTGCTGGCGCTGGCGAATACGGTTCCCGGCCTGCGCATCCGAGCCCTCGTGCTCTCCGGGGCCGGCACGGAGCGGGCCAGGGAGGAGCAGGACGCGCTCGCCGCCTTCTGCCCCGGCGCGGATCTGGACCTGCGCATTCTCGATGTCCCGGACGGTTATGCCCCGGCGCACTGGGAGCGGGTCAAGGATGCGGTCGCGGCGCTGCGGCGCGGCAGCAGTCCCGAGGTGGTGTTCGCCCCGCAGCGCGGTGATGCCCACCAGGATCACCGCCTGCTGGCCGAGCTGACACCCACCGAGTTCCGCGATCATCTGGTGCTGGGCTACGAGATCCTCAAGTGGGAGAACGACACTCCGCAGCCGGCCCTCTTCCATCCGCTGCCCCCCGGCATTGCCGAGCTCAAGGCCGAGCTGCTGTTGAAACACTATCCCTCACAACGCAATCGGGACTGGTTCGACGAGCAGTCCTTCCTCGCCCTCTCCCGCCTGCGCGGCGTCCAGTGCCGCGCGCAGCACGCCGAGGCATTCCTGCTCGACAAGGCCACCATCACATTCGGAGGTGCATGA